The following proteins come from a genomic window of Methylorubrum populi:
- a CDS encoding polysaccharide biosynthesis protein produces MQKRTFKTAVMVVHDLAATAAAVVLTFVFRFQDGALAERLHALPILLPPFLAYAGLVYAWFRLYRTKWRFASLPDLAGIVRAASVTALTLLVLDYVLVSSNLYGFYFFGKVAIALYWVLQIFLLGGPRLAFRYMKYARSRQSQARSATTPTLLLGRGADIEIVLRAIESGSVKRLSPKGILSPRADEAGQMMRGVPVLGGFRDLEQVVADLANRGLPVRRLVATPSALAPESEPDDLIARARRLGLPLARVTSLGEGMRDAELAPLEIEDLLLRPTVAIDRPRLERFLTGARVVVTGGGGSIGSEICARAVAFGAAALLVIENSEPALHAVLNGPALLHAEAEVQGALADIRDRERLHAIIRDFRPTYVFHAAALKQVPYLERDWAEGIKTNVFGSINVAEATVAAGARALVMISTDKAIEPVSQLGVTKRFAEMVAQSLDAERSGPQATRLIAVRFGNVLGSAGSVVPVFKAQIARGGPVTVTHAEMVRYFMTVREASDLVLTAASHADAEGRGDTGDQRAAVYVLKMGQPVRIRDLAERMIRLAGFEPGAEIEIQVTGARPGERLNEILFAKEEPRVTLAGIEGVMAAKPVFADRAVLEGWIFRLREAVAAGDRAAADAVFEEAIPDFRNRAAAIPNTKPESIAPPAAATEAAPA; encoded by the coding sequence ATGCAGAAGCGCACCTTCAAGACGGCGGTGATGGTCGTCCACGACCTCGCCGCGACCGCGGCGGCCGTGGTGCTGACCTTCGTCTTCCGCTTTCAGGACGGCGCCTTGGCCGAGCGCCTGCACGCGCTGCCGATCCTGCTGCCGCCGTTCCTGGCCTATGCCGGGCTGGTCTACGCGTGGTTCCGGCTCTACCGCACCAAGTGGCGGTTCGCCTCGCTGCCCGATCTCGCCGGCATCGTGCGCGCGGCCAGCGTCACCGCGCTGACGCTGCTCGTGCTCGACTACGTTCTGGTCTCCTCGAACCTCTACGGGTTCTACTTCTTCGGCAAGGTCGCCATCGCGCTCTACTGGGTGCTGCAGATCTTCCTGCTCGGGGGGCCGCGGCTGGCCTTCCGCTACATGAAATACGCCCGCTCCCGGCAGAGCCAAGCCCGGAGCGCCACCACGCCGACGCTGCTGCTCGGACGCGGCGCCGATATCGAGATCGTGCTGCGGGCGATCGAATCCGGCTCGGTCAAGCGCCTGTCGCCGAAGGGCATCCTCTCGCCCCGGGCGGACGAGGCGGGCCAAATGATGCGCGGCGTGCCCGTCCTCGGCGGGTTTCGCGACCTCGAACAGGTGGTGGCGGATCTTGCCAATCGCGGCCTGCCGGTGCGTCGGCTCGTGGCGACGCCGAGCGCGCTGGCGCCCGAATCCGAGCCCGACGACCTGATCGCCCGCGCCCGGCGGCTCGGCCTTCCGCTCGCCCGCGTCACCAGCCTCGGCGAGGGGATGCGCGACGCCGAACTCGCGCCGCTGGAGATCGAGGATCTGCTCTTGCGCCCCACGGTCGCCATCGACCGGCCGCGGCTCGAACGCTTCCTGACCGGCGCCCGCGTGGTGGTGACCGGCGGCGGCGGCTCGATCGGCTCGGAGATCTGCGCCCGCGCCGTCGCCTTCGGCGCCGCGGCGCTGCTCGTCATCGAGAATTCGGAGCCGGCGCTCCACGCTGTCCTCAACGGTCCGGCCCTGCTCCATGCCGAGGCCGAGGTGCAGGGCGCGCTCGCCGACATCCGCGACCGCGAGCGGCTGCACGCGATCATCCGCGACTTCCGGCCCACCTACGTCTTCCATGCCGCGGCGCTGAAGCAGGTACCCTATCTCGAGCGCGACTGGGCGGAAGGCATCAAGACCAACGTGTTCGGCTCGATCAACGTCGCCGAGGCCACCGTCGCCGCGGGCGCCCGCGCCCTGGTGATGATCTCCACCGACAAGGCGATCGAGCCGGTCTCGCAGCTCGGCGTCACCAAGCGCTTCGCGGAGATGGTGGCCCAATCGCTCGACGCGGAGCGCTCCGGCCCGCAGGCGACCCGGCTCATCGCCGTGCGCTTCGGCAACGTGCTGGGCTCGGCGGGCTCGGTGGTGCCGGTGTTCAAGGCGCAGATCGCCCGCGGCGGACCGGTCACGGTCACCCATGCCGAGATGGTGCGCTACTTCATGACCGTGCGCGAGGCCTCCGATCTCGTGCTCACCGCCGCCTCCCACGCCGACGCGGAGGGGCGCGGCGACACCGGCGACCAGCGCGCGGCGGTCTACGTGCTGAAAATGGGCCAGCCCGTGCGCATCCGCGACCTGGCCGAGCGGATGATCCGGCTGGCGGGCTTCGAGCCCGGTGCGGAGATCGAGATCCAGGTCACCGGCGCGCGGCCGGGCGAGCGGCTCAACGAGATCCTGTTCGCGAAGGAGGAACCGCGTGTCACGCTCGCCGGCATCGAGGGCGTGATGGCGGCCAAGCCCGTCTTCGCCGACCGCGCGGTGCTGGAGGGTTGGATTTTTCGCCTGCGCGAGGCGGTGGCGGCCGGCGACCGTGCGGCGGCCGACGCCGTGTTTGAGGAAGCGATCCCCGACTTCCGCAACCGGGCCGCGGCCATTCCGAACACGAAACCCGAGAGCATCGCGCCGCCGGCCGCAGCCACCGAGGCGGCGCCCGCCTGA
- a CDS encoding DUF1206 domain-containing protein, whose protein sequence is MAWSRDDNALEHLARFGYGARGFVYCVVGALAVLAALGQGGSAGDSKSAIRAVLGGPFGAVIVGLIALGLAGFALWRLVEGATDADRRGRSAKALAVRGAHLISAVIYAGLSLTAARLAFGIGRASAGGDGVRDWTKWLLDQPLGPWLVGIVGLGIVAAGIGYAAKAWKGNVSERLSLPAGSETWIERLGRFGYAARGLVFLMIGGFVLTAAWTQASSEATGLSGAFSALRAQPYGWLLLAIVAAGHFAFGAFGLIQARYRHIDAPDLGDANGAVAKAVRAAR, encoded by the coding sequence ATGGCTTGGAGCCGGGACGACAACGCCCTCGAACACCTCGCCCGCTTCGGCTACGGCGCCCGCGGCTTCGTCTACTGCGTCGTCGGGGCGCTGGCCGTGCTCGCCGCCTTGGGGCAGGGCGGCTCGGCCGGCGACAGCAAGTCGGCGATCCGCGCGGTGCTCGGCGGCCCCTTCGGCGCGGTCATCGTCGGGCTGATCGCCCTCGGCCTCGCGGGCTTCGCCCTGTGGCGCCTCGTCGAGGGGGCGACCGATGCCGACCGGCGCGGGCGCTCGGCGAAGGCGCTCGCCGTGCGCGGCGCCCACCTGATCAGCGCCGTGATCTATGCCGGCCTCAGCCTCACCGCGGCCCGCCTCGCCTTCGGCATCGGCCGTGCCTCCGCCGGCGGGGACGGGGTGCGGGACTGGACCAAGTGGCTGCTCGACCAGCCTCTCGGCCCCTGGCTCGTCGGGATCGTCGGGCTCGGCATCGTCGCCGCCGGCATCGGCTACGCCGCCAAGGCCTGGAAGGGCAATGTCAGCGAACGGCTCTCCCTGCCCGCCGGCTCCGAGACCTGGATCGAGCGGCTCGGCCGGTTCGGCTACGCCGCGCGCGGCCTCGTCTTCCTGATGATCGGCGGCTTCGTGCTCACCGCGGCCTGGACGCAGGCCTCCTCGGAGGCCACGGGCCTTTCGGGGGCCTTCTCGGCGCTGAGGGCGCAGCCCTACGGCTGGCTGCTTCTCGCCATCGTCGCCGCCGGCCATTTCGCGTTCGGCGCGTTCGGCCTGATCCAGGCGCGCTACCGCCACATCGATGCCCCGGATCTCGGCGATGCCAACGGGGCGGTCGCCAAAGCGGTCCGCGCCGCGCGTTGA
- a CDS encoding Uma2 family endonuclease, which translates to MALALRRDPGTRVAEYQVWAADRPDEERWELIDGEPAPTPLPSERHQQIVANLAVSLSDIAHDRGCRAIPGIAVLSHAMDTFAPIPDMVVRCGPMLRDGYARHPILVAEVLSPSTMRRDRGRKTEFYRSIASLKLFLIVYQDEPRVEVWRRGADGWTFEAHGLDGAIGRPELGGDLAVAEIYDDIAF; encoded by the coding sequence ATGGCGCTCGCCCTTCGGCGCGACCCCGGCACGCGGGTGGCGGAATATCAGGTCTGGGCCGCCGACCGCCCCGACGAGGAGCGCTGGGAGCTGATCGACGGCGAACCGGCGCCGACGCCCCTCCCGAGCGAGCGGCACCAGCAGATCGTCGCGAACCTGGCAGTGAGCCTCTCCGACATCGCCCACGACCGCGGTTGCCGCGCCATTCCCGGCATCGCCGTACTGAGCCATGCCATGGACACCTTCGCGCCGATCCCCGACATGGTGGTGCGTTGCGGCCCGATGCTGCGGGACGGCTATGCCCGCCATCCCATCCTCGTCGCGGAAGTCCTCTCTCCCTCGACCATGCGCCGGGACCGCGGCCGCAAGACCGAATTCTACCGCAGCATCGCCTCGCTCAAACTCTTCCTGATCGTCTATCAGGACGAGCCGCGGGTCGAGGTGTGGCGGCGTGGTGCCGATGGCTGGACCTTCGAGGCCCACGGCCTCGACGGCGCGATCGGCCGGCCCGAACTCGGCGGCGACTTGGCCGTTGCCGAGATCTACGACGACATCGCCTTCTGA
- a CDS encoding Uma2 family endonuclease: MAVAARRDTRMRVAEYQEWVATRPDDERWELLGGVPVMMSPAKGRHQRIVMNIAKRLDDLAERRGCGAYPGLAILSEAMDDYAPIPDVVVQGGEPPEDGYTSDPLLVVEVLSPSTLVLDRGRKTEFYQSVLSLAVLLLVHQDEARVEVWRRAPDWTVQFAGPSAVIDLPELGGTLSVADIYARLTL; encoded by the coding sequence ATGGCTGTCGCCGCGCGTCGCGACACCCGCATGCGGGTCGCCGAGTATCAGGAATGGGTTGCAACCCGGCCGGACGACGAGCGCTGGGAACTGCTCGGCGGTGTGCCGGTGATGATGTCGCCTGCCAAAGGCCGACATCAGCGCATCGTCATGAACATCGCGAAACGTCTCGACGATCTCGCCGAGCGCCGGGGCTGCGGCGCCTATCCAGGCCTCGCGATCCTGAGCGAGGCCATGGACGACTACGCGCCGATTCCCGACGTGGTGGTGCAAGGCGGTGAACCGCCGGAAGACGGCTATACCAGCGATCCTCTGCTGGTCGTGGAGGTTCTCTCGCCGTCGACCCTCGTGCTCGACCGTGGTCGCAAGACAGAGTTCTATCAGAGCGTCCTATCTCTCGCGGTGCTTCTGCTCGTGCATCAGGACGAGGCGCGGGTGGAGGTCTGGCGCCGCGCGCCAGATTGGACGGTTCAGTTCGCTGGGCCTAGCGCGGTCATCGACCTGCCGGAACTCGGCGGCACGCTGAGTGTCGCGGACATCTATGCGCGCCTCACGCTCTGA
- a CDS encoding homospermidine synthase has translation MSDGPQKDWPVHGRITGPIVMIGFGSIGRGTLPLIERHFEYDKSRFTVIDPVDTHKDLADKHGLRFEKVALTKENYRDVLTPLLTEGGGQGFCVNLSVDTSSRDILELCRELGALYIDTVAEPWTGFYFDKDLSQADRTNYALRENILAARRAAPGGTTAVSCCGANPGMVSWFVKQALLNVAKDTGSSTPEPKTREEWAALMRELGVKGIHIAERDTQRAKTPKPQGVFVNTWSVEGFVSEGNQPAELGWGTHETWKPANAEEQTKGSRCAIFLLQPGADTRVRSWTPTAQAQFGFLVTHNEAISIADYYTVRENGEAVYRPTCHYAYHPANDAVLSLHEMWGNAGKVQEHQHILDENEIVDGIDELGVLLYGHKKNAYWYGSQLSIEETRRIAPYQNATGLQVTSAVLAGMVWALENPEAGIVEADEIDFRRCLEVQTPYLGPVVGVYTDWTPLTDRPGLFPEDIDPSDPWQFRNVLVHG, from the coding sequence ATGTCCGATGGTCCGCAGAAGGATTGGCCCGTCCACGGTCGCATCACCGGCCCGATCGTGATGATCGGCTTCGGTTCGATCGGCCGGGGCACCCTGCCCCTGATCGAGCGGCATTTCGAGTACGACAAGAGCCGCTTCACGGTCATCGATCCCGTCGACACCCATAAGGATCTGGCCGACAAGCACGGCCTGCGCTTCGAGAAGGTCGCGCTGACCAAGGAGAACTACCGCGACGTCCTCACCCCGCTCCTCACCGAGGGCGGCGGCCAGGGCTTCTGCGTGAATTTGTCGGTCGACACCTCCTCGCGCGACATTCTCGAACTCTGCCGCGAACTCGGTGCGCTCTACATCGACACGGTCGCCGAGCCCTGGACCGGCTTCTACTTCGACAAGGACCTGAGCCAGGCCGACCGCACCAACTACGCGCTGCGCGAGAACATCCTCGCCGCCCGCCGCGCCGCGCCCGGCGGCACGACCGCCGTCTCCTGCTGCGGTGCAAACCCTGGCATGGTCTCGTGGTTCGTCAAGCAGGCGCTGCTCAACGTCGCCAAGGACACCGGCTCCTCGACCCCTGAGCCGAAGACCCGCGAGGAATGGGCCGCGCTGATGCGCGAACTCGGCGTCAAGGGCATTCACATCGCCGAGCGCGACACCCAGCGCGCCAAGACCCCCAAGCCCCAGGGCGTGTTCGTCAACACCTGGTCGGTCGAGGGCTTCGTCTCCGAGGGCAACCAGCCGGCCGAGCTCGGATGGGGCACGCACGAGACCTGGAAGCCGGCCAATGCCGAGGAGCAGACCAAGGGCTCGCGCTGCGCGATCTTCCTGCTTCAGCCCGGCGCCGACACCCGCGTGCGCTCCTGGACGCCGACCGCGCAGGCGCAGTTCGGCTTCCTCGTGACCCACAACGAGGCGATCTCGATCGCGGACTACTACACGGTGCGCGAGAACGGCGAAGCGGTCTATCGCCCGACCTGCCACTACGCCTACCACCCCGCCAACGACGCCGTGCTGTCGCTGCACGAGATGTGGGGCAATGCCGGCAAGGTGCAGGAGCACCAGCACATCCTCGACGAGAACGAGATCGTCGACGGCATCGACGAACTCGGCGTCCTCCTCTACGGCCACAAGAAGAACGCCTACTGGTACGGCTCGCAGCTCTCCATCGAGGAGACCCGGCGGATCGCCCCCTACCAGAACGCGACCGGCCTTCAGGTGACGAGCGCCGTGCTCGCCGGCATGGTCTGGGCCTTGGAGAACCCGGAGGCCGGCATCGTCGAGGCCGACGAGATCGACTTCCGCCGCTGCCTGGAAGTGCAGACGCCGTATCTCGGCCCGGTCGTAGGCGTGTACACTGACTGGACCCCGCTCACCGACCGTCCCGGCCTGTTCCCGGAGGACATCGACCCGAGCGACCCCTGGCAGTTCCGCAACGTGCTCGTGCACGGCTAA
- a CDS encoding GNAT family N-acetyltransferase, with product MIQIRDEIAADVAAREHLLDACFGPSRFLKTSQRLREGRLPARGLALSAVRAEKLVGTVRLWDVETGCGRPALLLGPLAVDPALQGAGLGGTLMRTALAAATERGHGAVLLVGDAPYYARFGFERAKADGLYMPGPFERERFLGLELRAGALADAEGVLRATGALEALPEVAVEVAAVAARRHAA from the coding sequence GTGATCCAGATCCGCGATGAAATCGCCGCCGACGTCGCAGCCCGCGAGCACCTGCTCGACGCCTGCTTCGGTCCGAGCCGTTTCCTGAAGACCTCGCAGCGCCTGCGCGAGGGCCGCCTGCCCGCGCGCGGCCTTGCCCTCTCGGCCGTGCGGGCCGAAAAGCTCGTCGGCACCGTGCGGCTGTGGGATGTCGAGACCGGCTGCGGCCGTCCGGCCCTGCTGCTCGGGCCGCTTGCCGTCGATCCGGCGCTCCAGGGCGCCGGGCTCGGCGGGACGCTGATGCGCACGGCCCTCGCCGCGGCCACGGAGCGCGGCCACGGTGCGGTGCTGCTGGTGGGCGATGCCCCCTACTACGCCCGGTTCGGCTTCGAGCGGGCGAAGGCGGATGGCCTCTACATGCCCGGCCCGTTCGAGCGCGAGCGCTTCCTCGGCCTGGAACTCAGGGCCGGGGCGCTGGCGGACGCGGAGGGTGTGTTGCGGGCGACCGGCGCGCTCGAAGCGCTGCCGGAGGTCGCGGTCGAGGTCGCCGCCGTGGCTGCGCGACGACACGCCGCCTGA
- a CDS encoding type III PLP-dependent enzyme — MTDRIRDYLRARRDLGRDEGPVMVLDLDVVRDNYTAFARALPDTRVFYAVKANPAPEVLRLLAEMGSCFDTASVAEIEMALAAGATAERVSFGNTIKKERDVVRALKLGIRLFAVDCQAEVEKIFRAVGEAGVETGDVQVFCRILCDGAGADWPLSRKFGCEPEMAVNVLEHAHRHGLNAYGVSFHVGSQQANTEAWDGALASASEIFRECALRGIGLSMVNLGGGFPTKYLKQVPGVESYGDAIFRALTKHFGNRIPETIIEPGRGMVGNAGMIEAEVVLVSKKSEAEDEVRWVYLDIGKFGGLAETMDESIRYAIKTAHDEDRMAPCVVAGPTCDSVDVLYEKNHYPLPVSLSIGDKVWIEGAGAYTTTYAAVAFNGFPPLEQIVI; from the coding sequence ATGACCGATCGCATCCGCGATTACCTGCGCGCGCGCCGTGACCTCGGCCGGGACGAAGGTCCGGTGATGGTGCTCGACCTCGATGTCGTGCGCGACAACTACACGGCGTTCGCCCGTGCGCTCCCCGATACCCGCGTGTTCTACGCCGTGAAGGCGAACCCGGCGCCGGAAGTGCTGCGCCTGCTCGCCGAGATGGGCTCCTGCTTCGACACCGCCTCGGTCGCCGAGATCGAGATGGCGCTCGCCGCCGGCGCCACGGCGGAGCGCGTCTCCTTCGGCAACACCATCAAGAAGGAGCGCGACGTCGTCCGCGCGCTCAAGCTCGGCATCCGCCTCTTCGCCGTCGATTGCCAGGCCGAGGTCGAGAAGATCTTCCGCGCCGTCGGCGAGGCGGGCGTGGAGACCGGTGACGTGCAGGTGTTCTGCCGCATCCTTTGCGACGGCGCCGGCGCCGACTGGCCGCTCTCGCGCAAGTTCGGCTGCGAGCCGGAGATGGCGGTGAACGTGCTCGAGCACGCCCACCGGCACGGCCTCAATGCCTACGGCGTCTCCTTCCATGTCGGCTCGCAGCAGGCGAACACGGAAGCCTGGGACGGGGCGCTCGCCTCGGCCTCCGAGATCTTCCGGGAATGCGCGCTTCGCGGCATCGGCCTGTCGATGGTGAACCTCGGCGGCGGTTTCCCGACCAAGTACCTCAAGCAGGTCCCGGGCGTGGAGAGCTACGGCGACGCGATCTTCCGCGCGCTCACCAAGCACTTCGGCAACCGCATCCCCGAGACGATCATCGAGCCGGGCCGCGGCATGGTCGGCAATGCCGGCATGATCGAGGCCGAGGTCGTGCTCGTCTCCAAGAAGTCGGAGGCCGAGGACGAGGTGCGCTGGGTCTATCTCGACATCGGCAAGTTCGGCGGGCTGGCCGAGACCATGGACGAGTCGATCCGCTACGCGATCAAGACCGCCCATGACGAGGACCGCATGGCCCCCTGCGTCGTCGCCGGCCCGACCTGCGACTCGGTCGACGTGCTCTACGAGAAGAACCACTACCCGCTGCCAGTCTCCCTCTCGATCGGCGACAAGGTGTGGATCGAGGGCGCGGGCGCCTACACCACGACCTACGCGGCGGTCGCCTTCAACGGCTTCCCGCCCCTCGAGCAGATCGTGATCTGA
- a CDS encoding glucan biosynthesis protein G — MIRARGQNDTEGRADESAPETAPPDAPSRRAVMAGLAATGFAAAIPTAALAQGEAGGVPFDPSVLERQAQALAAQPFDGRFPPLPPPLASLDYDAYRDIRFRKDRAFLAEAGGPFRLQLFHRGFLYERPVAVSLVRDGISTPIPYDPALFDFGRTRIEGALPSDLNFAGIRIHAPLNRPDRLDELVVFVGASYFRFLGQDQLYGLSARALAIGTDAEKEEFPFFRAFFIEVPPAEAKALTIHALLDSPSVAGAYRFIIEPGRNTTVRVSASLYPRQDLSTVGLAPLTSMYFIGETDRGHSDDYRPELHDSDGLQIATGSGEWLWRPLDNPQNRRISTFLDRDPKGFGLMQRDRDFASYQDLEAGYERRPGYFVEPEGAWGEGSVVLMELPTDNETADNIVAFWRPRQPYRVGAPVRLAYRIRAHTGEELHPNGKVVNTFIAEPAASGAARRTADATALRSRRFLIDFGGGALKTLLDDPSPPEIVASASAGRIVATSIVANPHVGGFRAALDVRLDGPGATELRAYLRKGDQALTETWSFPWSAA; from the coding sequence ATGATCCGCGCCAGGGGCCAGAACGATACCGAAGGCCGTGCCGATGAGTCGGCGCCCGAGACGGCACCGCCCGATGCGCCCTCGCGCCGGGCCGTGATGGCAGGCCTGGCGGCCACCGGCTTCGCCGCGGCGATTCCGACCGCCGCCCTCGCGCAAGGCGAGGCCGGGGGCGTTCCCTTCGATCCCTCCGTCCTCGAACGGCAGGCGCAGGCGCTCGCCGCGCAGCCCTTCGACGGGCGCTTTCCGCCCCTGCCGCCGCCGCTCGCGAGCCTCGATTACGACGCCTACCGCGACATCCGCTTCCGGAAGGACCGGGCGTTCCTCGCCGAGGCCGGCGGGCCGTTCCGACTTCAACTGTTCCACCGCGGCTTTCTCTATGAGCGCCCCGTGGCGGTGAGCCTCGTGCGCGACGGGATCAGCACGCCGATCCCGTACGATCCGGCCCTGTTCGATTTCGGCCGGACGCGGATCGAGGGCGCGCTGCCGAGCGACCTGAACTTCGCCGGCATCCGCATCCACGCGCCTCTCAACCGGCCCGACCGGCTCGACGAACTCGTCGTCTTCGTCGGCGCCAGCTACTTCCGCTTCCTCGGGCAGGATCAGCTCTACGGTCTCTCCGCCCGCGCGCTCGCGATCGGCACGGATGCCGAGAAGGAGGAGTTCCCGTTCTTCCGCGCCTTCTTCATCGAGGTTCCGCCCGCGGAGGCGAAGGCACTGACGATCCACGCCCTGCTCGACAGCCCCTCGGTCGCGGGCGCCTACCGCTTCATCATCGAGCCGGGCCGAAACACGACGGTGCGGGTGAGTGCGTCGCTCTATCCGCGGCAGGACCTGTCGACCGTCGGCCTCGCGCCGCTGACCTCGATGTACTTCATCGGCGAGACCGACCGCGGCCACAGCGACGATTACCGGCCGGAACTGCATGATTCCGACGGGCTCCAGATCGCCACCGGCTCCGGCGAGTGGCTGTGGCGGCCGCTCGACAACCCGCAGAACCGGCGGATCTCGACCTTCCTCGACCGCGACCCGAAAGGGTTCGGGCTGATGCAGCGCGACCGCGACTTTGCCAGCTACCAGGATCTCGAAGCCGGCTACGAGCGCCGCCCGGGCTACTTCGTCGAGCCCGAGGGCGCCTGGGGCGAGGGCAGCGTCGTTCTGATGGAACTGCCGACCGACAACGAGACGGCCGACAACATCGTCGCCTTCTGGCGCCCGCGGCAGCCCTATCGCGTGGGCGCGCCGGTGCGGCTCGCCTACCGCATCCGCGCGCATACGGGCGAGGAACTCCATCCGAACGGCAAGGTGGTGAACACCTTCATCGCCGAGCCCGCCGCGAGCGGCGCCGCGCGGCGGACCGCCGACGCCACCGCCCTGCGCAGCCGGCGCTTCCTGATCGATTTCGGCGGCGGCGCGCTGAAGACGCTGCTCGACGACCCGTCGCCGCCCGAGATCGTCGCCAGCGCGAGTGCGGGCCGGATCGTCGCGACCTCGATCGTCGCCAACCCGCATGTCGGCGGTTTTCGCGCGGCTCTCGACGTCCGGCTCGACGGGCCGGGCGCGACCGAGCTGAGGGCCTATCTGCGCAAGGGCGACCAGGCGCTGACCGAGACGTGGTCGTTTCCCTGGAGCGCGGCGTGA
- a CDS encoding GNAT family N-acetyltransferase, whose amino-acid sequence MSTRSERVAARLPVAIRPAGFADLDALVALEHAAFATDRAERRAIRHAIRSASMTLLVAVVREPAEAGEADILVGAATIERRRTSRVARLSSLAVAPARAGLGLGRRLLEAAEADARSHGCARLRLEVRADNGSGIRLYERGGYARTGTKPDYYEDGMEAWCYEKALTEG is encoded by the coding sequence GTGAGCACCCGCAGCGAGCGCGTCGCCGCCCGCCTGCCCGTGGCGATCCGGCCGGCCGGATTCGCCGACCTCGACGCGCTGGTGGCCCTCGAACACGCCGCCTTCGCCACCGACCGGGCCGAGCGGCGGGCGATCCGCCACGCGATCCGCTCGGCCAGCATGACCCTCCTCGTCGCGGTCGTGCGGGAGCCGGCGGAAGCGGGCGAGGCCGATATCCTCGTCGGCGCCGCCACCATCGAGCGGCGTCGCACCAGCCGCGTCGCCCGGCTCTCCTCGCTTGCGGTCGCACCCGCCCGCGCCGGGCTCGGGCTCGGGCGCCGGCTGCTGGAGGCGGCGGAGGCCGATGCCCGCAGCCACGGCTGCGCGCGGCTGCGCCTGGAGGTGCGGGCCGATAACGGCAGCGGCATCCGGCTCTACGAGCGGGGCGGCTATGCGCGCACCGGAACCAAGCCGGACTACTACGAGGACGGAATGGAGGCGTGGTGCTACGAGAAAGCGCTGACCGAGGGCTGA